GCACCCTGGTGCCGTCGATATCTTTGCTGATGCCGTCAATTTCGAGGATAACATCACCGCAGGGGCGGCCTGCCTTAAAGTGGATAAACGGATATTTTCGTGATGAAACGGGCAAGTCGCCCATCTCGAGTTTATCGAGAAGCTTTTTTCGTGATGTTGCCTGTCTCGCCTTGGAGGCATTGGAGGAAAAACGGGCGATAAATTCCTTCAGATCCTTGGCCTTGGCATCCGCCTTGCGGCCCGCATCCTGACGCTGAATCTTGAGCAGTTCACTCGCCTGATACCAGAAATCATAATTGCCGACATAGATCCGGATCTGTCCATAATCTATATCCGCCATATGAGTACAGACCTGATTGAGGAAGTAGCGGTCATGCGAAACGATTATAACCGTATTACGGAAACGCTCCAGAAAGCCTTCGAGCCAGATAATCGACTTCCTGTCCAGGTTATTGGTAGGCTCATCGAGGAGCAGAATATCAGGATTGCCGAACAAGGCCTGGGCCAGCAATACCCGCACCTTTTCTCCGCCTTCGAGCTCTTTCATCTTCTTATCGCGCAGCTCTTCGCCAATACCAAGCCCACTGAGCAGCACGGCGGCCTCGGACTCGATCTCATAGCCGTTCATCTCGGCAAATTCGGCCTCGAGTTCACCGCTGCGAATACCGTCTTCTTCGCTGAATTCGGTCTTGGCGTAGAGTGCCTCACGCTCAGCCATGACTTCATGCAAACGTGAATGAGCCATGAGCACTGTTTCGGCCACCGTCATTTCATCGAAGGCAAACTGATCCTGATTGAGGACGGCGATACGCTGCCCGGCCCCGACAAAGACCTCACCGCTGTCCGCTTCGAGCTGACCCGCCAGGATTTTCAGAAAGGTCGACTTACCGGCCCCGTTGGCACCTATCAGTCCATAGCAGTTTCCGGGTGTGAATTTGATGTTAACATCTTTGAAAATGACGCGTTTGCCATAAGATAAAGCAATATTTGAAGCATGTATCATAAATATCCCAATAAAAAATGCCGATCCGGGTGGATATTCCCGGCGGCAGTGGAAAAGAGGAGCCGAATCGGCGTCTCCGGTTAATTTAAATTGGTGCTTGTCCCGCGAAGGTAGTAATCGTAATCACCTTCATAAATATGCATCGCACCATGATCTATTTCAAACACCCGATTGATCAGGGAACGCAGAAAATGACGGTCATGACATACCAGCAGGACTGTACCTTCGAAATTCCGCAAGGCTTCCAGCAGCACCTCCCTCGAGAGAATATCGAGGTGGTTGGTCGGCTCGTCGAGCACCAGAAAGTTAAGAGGCCGGGCCAGCAGCTTGGCAAGCACCACCCTGCTCTTCTCGCCGCCGGAGAGGTTGGCAATGCGTTTGTCGACATCATCCCCCTGGAAGAGAAAGGCGGCAAGGAGGTTGCGGATGGTTCCGATATTCTCAAGCGGCAGGACTTCGCGAACTGCATCGAATACTGTATGCTCGGGATTAAGAATGTCCATGGCATGCTGGCTGAAATATCCCAGGGCCACCCCTGTTCCCAAGACTGCTTCACCCTCCGTAGGTTCTGCCTGATCGGCTATGATTTTCAGCAGAGTCGATTTGCCGGCACCGTTAACGCCGACCAGGGCGATTTTTTCCAGCCGTCTGATCGTCCCCGAAAGCCCGCTGAATACGTGTTTGATTTCGCCGTCGACCGTCTGCCATTGTTTCCCGAGGTTGCGCAGATGCAGGACATCATCGCCGCTGCGAGGCGGTATGGGAAATTTGAACTTCATCATTTTCTGTTCGGGCGGCAGCTCGATTCGCTCGATTTTTTCCAGCTTCTTGATGCGGGACTGTACCTGGGCTGCATGTGAGACTCTGGCGGCGAATCTGGCGATAAATTCCTCTTCCTTGGCCAGCATCTCCTGCTGGCGGCGGTAGCTTGCCGACAGCTGTTCCCGGCGAATCTCGCGCTCCCGCAGGTAAAAATCGTAATCACCGTTATAGGTTGTGGCTTGACCATTGGCGATTTCAATGATCCGGGAAACCATTCGGTTCATAAAATCCCGGTCATGGCAGGTCATCAGCAGAGCCCCTTTGTAGTCGTTGCTCAGCCATTCTTCAAGCCAGAGAATAGATTCGATATCGAGATGATTAGTGGGCTCGTCGAGCAGCAGGACATCTGGATTTACCGTCAGGATCCGGGCCAGCGCGATCCGCATTTTCCAGCCGCCGCTGAAGGTTTCCACCGGCAAAGAGAATTCTTCTTCCGCAAAACCGAGGCCGCTGAGCACCGCCTTGGCCCTGGAGTCGAGATCGTAACCGCCGCGATGCTCAAAAATCTCGGTGATGGTGCCGTAACGCTCCAGCAGCTCGGCCAGGGCATCATCATCAAGAGGCAGGCTCATCTGCGCCTCCATCTCGCGCATATGCTGTCCGAGCTCGACAATCTCTCCTGCAGCGGACATAACTTCCTCAAGCACCGAACACCCCGTCATCTCAGCGACATCTTGAGAAAAATAACCGATAACGGTGTTTTTGGAACAGGCTATCTCTCCCTTGTCTGCTATTTCTTCGCCGGTAATCAGGCGGAAAACCGTGGTTTTGCCGGCGCCGTTCGGACCGACGAGCCCGATGCGTGTCCGTGGCAGGATCTGCAGGGACGCGTTCCTGAAGAGGATCTGGGCACCGTATTGTTTATAAATTCCATTCAAATGTATCATGATACCAGCAGCTTTATCACTCAAAAACAATATCTTCATTTGCTGCAAGCAACAATTATGAAGGCACTTTTCCTGTTCTTCCGTCAGGAAAAAATGGTGCCGAGGGTACCATAGGGAACTAGGGTATGCAAGGATATTCGTCAAACATTATCTTGCCGGATCTGTGTGAAAATAGCTGCTTTGGAAGGACAATGAAGGGCTGCAACGCTATAACCTCTGTGAAAGTCTGATCATTACTTCCGAGGACATAACCAGGAGAACAGCAACATTGAAAATGATCCTGATTACTTATTGCCAGTCGCGTTAATAAAAGGACAGCACGGCTTCTGCAAAATCATTTGGATTTTCCTGCGGCACATTGTGTCCTGCCGATGGCAGTATTCTACGCTCATATGTATTTGTAAAAAACTGCCCGTGGTTTGCAGAGGCTTCAACGGCTATGACGCCGTCGGCTTCGCCGTGGAGCACAATTGCGGGCACCGGGATTTGTGGCTGATGTGTTAATTGCCGCTCCGTCTTTTCCAGCGCCGGATCTCCGTCCGCCAATCCGAAACGGTGCCGGTAGGAATGAATGACCACTTCGACAAAATCGGGATTGTGGAATGAGTCAGCCGTTTGTTGATATACATTTTCACTGAAATGCCAGTGCGGAGACCAGAGCCGCCAGAGCAGTCGGCAGAATTCATAGCGGTTCCGCTCAAGTCCTGCACGTCCGCGTTCACCATGAAAATAATACTGGTACCAGTATCGATACTCATTTTCCGGGGGCTCGGGATGCACGGAATCCGGTATATTATGGATATTGTAACCGCAACACGATACCAGTCCCTTGACCCGCTCGGGTCGTAGAGCGGCGACTATACAGGCTGCCCGGCCGCCCCAGTCATAGCCTGCCAGTGTAGCCTGTCCGATCGACAGCACATCCATCAACGCAAGCAGGTCATGAGCAAGGGCCGCCTGCTGTCCTGAACGCGGTGTGTCTTTATTTACAAAGCGTGTTTGGCCGAAGCCACGCAGATACGGAGTGATGACACGGCAACCTTGGGAAACCAAAAGAGGCACCACCGCATCATATGCATGAATATCATAAGGAAAACCATGGAGAAGTAATACCGGCTTCCCTTTCGGATCGCCTTCTTCCCGATAAGCGATGTTCAGCACTCCCGCCTGTATATGCTTCATTATAATGCTCCATAATTAAGATATGGCGCGCCCTGTCGAAGCTACTGCTATCGGTGGAGCCGCCAAAGGCGGAATCGATTGATCACATTCCAGAGGAATCCTGCACAAACAATGAGTAAAGGAATTATGGAGGGACTCTGCTGATCTATGCCGATAAAACCCACGATTCCCCAGATAAGCCCAAGTGCGATCAGCCCCATCGATAAAATCGACTGCAGCTGTATTTTTCCTTCCGGCCTTGTTAGAGTTTTTTGCCTGAGAGGATAGCCGCATTGAGGGCAAGACAAAGCCAGATCCGAGACTTCCCTGTTGCATTCCCTGCATTTAATGAGTGCCATATATTTTTCTCTCCTTGAGCTGTCGGATTTTCATTTAACATTAGCAGCCCGAACCTCCATTATCTGTTTACTCTCCAGACACCAGGCTGAGCGTAATCACACCATTATACTCTAATCGCCCAAATGATCATAATCTGTAATTCCGAAATCCCGGAAATATCCAGCGCTACAGGCATCCACTCCCCTCCTTTATGGCAAGAGAATAAGACATGAAATCAAATCATTGACCTTTTCCAATTAGACGCTTACTGGCATGGTAATTGCTATTTAAAGCGTAAGAGTTATAATCAGGCACAAAGCGGATGGTCTCCTGTTCCGCTTTAGAGTAGGACAGGAGAACGGTAACGTACAAGCAACTCATCCATCAAGGAGGAAAACCATGAAAACGTTAACAACCGCCTTTGTCACAATTGTGGCAGCGCTGGTATTAGTAGGTCAACCCTATGCAGCCGACGATAAAATGACCTCCGATGCAACTCAGCAGGCAGGCGCAGTCCAGGCACTGTCTGTCGAGGATCTTAAGGACATGGAGGTCGTCTCGCAAAATGGAGAAGAGATTGGTACAATCAGAGACGTCAAGATCGATATACAGTCAGGTAGAATACAATATGTCACTGTTTCCCGGGGAGGTGGTTTTCTTGGTTTTGGAGGCCGAACCTTCGCCGCCCCACTCGCGGTATTTCAGATAGACGATCAACAGGCTATTCTCATGGTTGATGAGAGCAGGCTTGAGAACGCTCCCAGACAGGCAGATGTTTCGGATGAAAACTTCGAAAGCGAACTGCAAAGCCATTATGGTCTGGCTCCGGCGTGGCGCCAGGATACTCAAACCGAGACCGACTCCGACACCACACAATCGACAGAACCGGATCAAGGTGAGGCCGCTCCCTGAACCAATATGGATTCCCAGGACAATTATAGATCCTTGTAAATTCATAGAGAAGGGAAAAAAGGACGGATTATTATGATCCGTTCCATTGAAATCGGCGGTGTCTCTTTAAAAGGCACTGCCGTAATCTTTCATTTCTGCCCAAAAAGGGTGCTGTTGGCGCACCCTTTTTTTTTTTGGGGGGGGGTAGAGCGACGGATGATGATCTCCTATAAATCACCGAAGCCGCCAAGATGGACGAAGATCGATTCCCATAATCCTGATGCACTACCACCACTATTCAATAACCATAACGGCACAATTTTCTGCGCGGTGAAGTATTTTACTGGAAGTGGAGCCGAAGATGAATTCCTCATTGTGAGTAATCCCTCTCCTGCCGACCACCACCATGTTGCATTGCAACCGCACCTGTTCCTCCAGAATCGCATCGGCGATGGAGCGGCACCAGCGTACACAAAGCCTGGTTTGAAG
This window of the Desulfopila inferna genome carries:
- a CDS encoding ABC-F family ATP-binding cassette domain-containing protein, which gives rise to MIHLNGIYKQYGAQILFRNASLQILPRTRIGLVGPNGAGKTTVFRLITGEEIADKGEIACSKNTVIGYFSQDVAEMTGCSVLEEVMSAAGEIVELGQHMREMEAQMSLPLDDDALAELLERYGTITEIFEHRGGYDLDSRAKAVLSGLGFAEEEFSLPVETFSGGWKMRIALARILTVNPDVLLLDEPTNHLDIESILWLEEWLSNDYKGALLMTCHDRDFMNRMVSRIIEIANGQATTYNGDYDFYLREREIRREQLSASYRRQQEMLAKEEEFIARFAARVSHAAQVQSRIKKLEKIERIELPPEQKMMKFKFPIPPRSGDDVLHLRNLGKQWQTVDGEIKHVFSGLSGTIRRLEKIALVGVNGAGKSTLLKIIADQAEPTEGEAVLGTGVALGYFSQHAMDILNPEHTVFDAVREVLPLENIGTIRNLLAAFLFQGDDVDKRIANLSGGEKSRVVLAKLLARPLNFLVLDEPTNHLDILSREVLLEALRNFEGTVLLVCHDRHFLRSLINRVFEIDHGAMHIYEGDYDYYLRGTSTNLN
- a CDS encoding zinc ribbon domain-containing protein; amino-acid sequence: MALIKCRECNREVSDLALSCPQCGYPLRQKTLTRPEGKIQLQSILSMGLIALGLIWGIVGFIGIDQQSPSIIPLLIVCAGFLWNVINRFRLWRLHR
- a CDS encoding PRC-barrel domain-containing protein; this translates as MKTLTTAFVTIVAALVLVGQPYAADDKMTSDATQQAGAVQALSVEDLKDMEVVSQNGEEIGTIRDVKIDIQSGRIQYVTVSRGGGFLGFGGRTFAAPLAVFQIDDQQAILMVDESRLENAPRQADVSDENFESELQSHYGLAPAWRQDTQTETDSDTTQSTEPDQGEAAP
- a CDS encoding alpha/beta fold hydrolase; the protein is MMKHIQAGVLNIAYREEGDPKGKPVLLLHGFPYDIHAYDAVVPLLVSQGCRVITPYLRGFGQTRFVNKDTPRSGQQAALAHDLLALMDVLSIGQATLAGYDWGGRAACIVAALRPERVKGLVSCCGYNIHNIPDSVHPEPPENEYRYWYQYYFHGERGRAGLERNRYEFCRLLWRLWSPHWHFSENVYQQTADSFHNPDFVEVVIHSYRHRFGLADGDPALEKTERQLTHQPQIPVPAIVLHGEADGVIAVEASANHGQFFTNTYERRILPSAGHNVPQENPNDFAEAVLSFY
- a CDS encoding ABC-F family ATP-binding cassette domain-containing protein → MIHASNIALSYGKRVIFKDVNIKFTPGNCYGLIGANGAGKSTFLKILAGQLEADSGEVFVGAGQRIAVLNQDQFAFDEMTVAETVLMAHSRLHEVMAEREALYAKTEFSEEDGIRSGELEAEFAEMNGYEIESEAAVLLSGLGIGEELRDKKMKELEGGEKVRVLLAQALFGNPDILLLDEPTNNLDRKSIIWLEGFLERFRNTVIIVSHDRYFLNQVCTHMADIDYGQIRIYVGNYDFWYQASELLKIQRQDAGRKADAKAKDLKEFIARFSSNASKARQATSRKKLLDKLEMGDLPVSSRKYPFIHFKAGRPCGDVILEIDGISKDIDGTRVLDNFSLEVNKGEKIGFVGTNSMAITTLFQILAGELEPDSGTFRWGLTMTTSYFPKENSSFFQSNATLVDWLGEYTPPTEGESFARGFLGKMLFSGEEALKKTSVLSGGEKVRCLLAKMMLSDANALIFDEPTNHLDLESITALNNGMREFPEIILFSSHDHALMATVANRIIEILPGGVLDKMMPYDDYLVDSGVQQLRELYRD